The nucleotide window ATGTGCCGGGTTTTCAACCCTACGACTTAGCCTTATACCACCGGCTGGTTGGCCCGGTTATTCGCCTTTTGTGGCGGCAAGCCGGGGCCGTGGTGGCTAACAGCCGCGGCTTGCAGGTATTGGCTCAACATTCGGCCCCGCAGATACCAGTGCATGTGATTCCTAACGGCGTGGATGCGGCCCATTTCCATCCCCTTCCTCATATCCTCCATCAAGAGTCAACAATCCGGGTGCTCTTTGTGGGACGCCTGGTTTATCAGAAGGGTTTGGACATACTTCTACAGGCCCTGGCCCTGATACCGCCCCACATCCCGCTGTCATTAGAAATTGTCGGCGATGGCGACGCCCGGCCGGAGTTAGAACAAACAGCCAACAAACTGGATTATCCTATTCATTTCAGCGGTTGGCGCGCGCGGAGTGAACTACCTGCTCGTTACCAAACTGCCGACATCTTTGTTTTGCCTTCACGGGATGAAGGGATGCCCAACGTTGTTTTAGAAGCTATGGCTTGCGGCCTGCCAGTGGTGGCGACACAAATTGCAGGCAATGAAGAATTAGTCCAAGAAGGAGAAACCGGTTTGCTGGTTCCGCCTGAAACCCCAGCGGCTTTAGCCCAGGCCTTAATAAAATTAATCACGAATGATCGGTTACGACAACGAATGGGGCTGGCAGGCCGCCAACGGGTTGAGGAGCAGTACACCTGGCAAAGCGTGGCTAAAGCATATCTAACCTTGGCCGAGTCTTTGATTGAGAGAAATGATGAACTGGAAATACATCAGCATGCGGGTT belongs to Anaerolineae bacterium and includes:
- a CDS encoding glycosyltransferase family 4 protein; this encodes MRILLVNYEYPPLGGGAGNATANLAQELAGLGVEVRVLTSAFRELPHYEQRDGFTIQRIPVIRRWADRCTPPEMLTFLISAGLAAWRLVGDWRPEVAITFFGVPSGPVGLALKLRYDIPYIVSLRGGDVPGFQPYDLALYHRLVGPVIRLLWRQAGAVVANSRGLQVLAQHSAPQIPVHVIPNGVDAAHFHPLPHILHQESTIRVLFVGRLVYQKGLDILLQALALIPPHIPLSLEIVGDGDARPELEQTANKLDYPIHFSGWRARSELPARYQTADIFVLPSRDEGMPNVVLEAMACGLPVVATQIAGNEELVQEGETGLLVPPETPAALAQALIKLITNDRLRQRMGLAGRQRVEEQYTWQSVAKAYLTLAESLIERNDELEIHQHAGFTTPNS